The region GAAGAAGAGCCGCCGGAGCGCGGGGAGACTCGGGATAATGGGTCGATAATTTTAAATATTGTTCCGCCGCCTCCCGCTGTCGGCCGCGCAGATAGTAGCTTTCGCCGAGATAATACACCGCGTCGGACGCCAGCTTGTTTTTCGGGTTCTTTTCCAAAAACCCCGTGAAACCTTTTTCGGCGTCTTCATAAGACTTTTGTTTGAGAAAAGCCAAAGCGGTATCGAACTCCAGTCTGGCAGAATTGGGCGCTCCCGCGATCACCGTGCCACCCGGGGTTGTGACGACAGCCGTGGACGGCGCGCCTGGTTTGGCCGCAGTCTCTGCCGCAACTCGTCCGGCCGTGCGAGACCGCCCGTTGGAGAGGTCCAGGGGCGCGCCGGGATCATTTTGTTCCGTGTCGGATGCCGCGGTCTCGTCGCGCCGCATGCTGCTTGCGGCCGGCCTCGACGCCGATGCCGGGCTGCCCAGGGGACGCGGGGCCCCCGGCGCGGCAGGATTTTGTGATGGATCGAATGCATCCCCCCGGCCGGCCGGTCGCGATGGCGCGGAGGCGCCAGGCGCCCCGAGCACGTCATCTGCAAAGGGCTGGGCTTCCGGGGCCTCGCTGCGCTTCTGCGGAGGCTTGGCGGCCGGGGCCGCTGGCGCACTGTCGTGGAAGCGGAAGTCGACATCCTCTTGAAATTTCTTGAGTTGCTCTTCGAGCCTGCGATTCTCGAACTGCATTTGTTCAAGCTGGCCGGTGATCTGCCGCATCTGGCTTTCAAGGCGCCCAATCCGGACGAGGAGTTGCGCGCCATCGGACGGCTCTCCGGCGAAAGGGGCATCGCCCGGCTCCCCAATATCTCCCGGCGGCCGCCCATAGCCTTGCGCAACGGCGATCTCCACGACGCCAAGTCTTAGCGGCGCGCCCACGATGCACGCCACCCCAGCAAGGATGGCCATCACCGAAATTCGCGGCAACCCGCACAAAGCCGACTTCTTTCCGACGATCATGAGCGAGAACCTGAAAATCGCGAGCCGCCAAATCAGCGGTATCAATCAAGCTACCAAAAATTCGTGCAAAATATGAAGAATTTGACTCGCCATGCGCAATTTTGGACTGCTTGAGCGGCCGTTGAAATGAGCAATCTTGCCCTCATGCTACCTCGGTGCAAGCCGCGAGACAATCACATCAGGGACAAACCTGAACCGGCTGTACAACCCATTGGTAGCCATTCCAAGCGCTGCGATTCTCGACCCAGCAATTTGGACCGCCATAGTAAGGTTGCGCTCCGGCGGCGGCACCCGCGGCCACGGCTCCCGCGACGAGCCCCCCGACGATACCGGCGGCAGCGGCCGCGCCAGCACCGCCTCCATAACCGTAGCCGCCACCGTAGTAGCCATATGCCCGGCCTCCGTGCCAGCCATGATGATGCCCCGCATAGTGGCGGCCGGCATGCCGCGGAGCCGCCGACGCTGTATCAGGTGCTCCGAAGGGGAGGGCAATGAATATTCCCAGCGCGAATACTGCCGTTTGCCGTTTTCCCAATCCCGCCATAAGTTTTCCCAATCCTGTCATAATTCACTCCCTGAATTTCAATAGAAAATTTTCTCTTGGAAATTAGAGTTCACTTGGAATTTAAATAGGTCCGCGAACAGCAATGCCTCGCTGAGAGCCCGGTTTCTTAGCAGAATTCGCGGTGCCTGTCATAACCTCTTGAGAAACAGCGTTTGGAGCTGAGGCGTCGATGGCACAGAAACGATTTGGAACCGACGGTATACGGGGGCTTGCCAATGCCGCGATCACGCCCGAACTTGCGATGAAAGTCGCCCAAGCGACAGGCATCGTTTTTCAACGCGGCGAGCACCGCCATCGCGCCGTGATTGGCAAGGACACTCGCCTCTCCGGCTATATGATCGAAAACGCTCTCGTCTCTGGCTTCACCTCAGTCGGGGTCGATGTGTTGCTGCTCGGGCCGATGCCGACGCCAGCCGTCGCCATGCTGACCCATTCGATGCGCGCTGATGTCGGTGTCATGATTTCCGCCTCGCACAACCCTTACGAGGACAATGGCATCAAACTGTTTGGGCCGGACGGATACAAGCTGTCCGATGCGGTCGAAGCAAAGATCGAAGCGTTGCTTGACCAGCCATCCGCCCTCAAACTCTCAAAGCCAGCCGATCTCGGTCGTGCCATGCGGGTGGAGGGCGACCGCGCCCGTTACATCGAATTCGCCAAACGCACGCTTTTGCGCAACCTTTCGCTTGATGGCATACGCATCGTCGTCGATTGCGCCAATGGCGCGGCCTACAAGGTTGCTCCAGAAGCCTTGTGGGAATTGGGTGCCGAAGTCATTTCGATTGGTGTCGAACCAGATGGTTTCAATATCAACCGGGACGTTGGATCCACCGCGCCAGCGGCCCTCATCAAGAAAGTCCGGGAAGTGCGCGCCGATATTGGCATCGCGCTCGATGGCGACGCCGACCGGCTGATCGTTGTCGATGAAACTGGAAGGCTCGTCGATGGCGACCAGCTGATGGCAGCGATCGCACAGAGCTGGAAAGACGACGGGCGCTTGGCGCGGCCAGGCATCGTCGCGACAGTGATGTCGAACCTCGGCCTCGAACGCTATCTCGAAGGAATTGGACTTAGCCTCGCGCGCACCGCCGTCGGCGACCGCTATGTCCTCGAACATATGCGGGAACATGGGTTCAATCTCGGCGGCGAGCAATCCGGCCATATTATTCTTCTCGATCATGGCACGACCGGCGATGGCCTGGTCGCGGCTTTGCAGATCTTGGCAATCAAAAAACGGAGCGGCAAGCCGATCAGCCTTGTGTGCCGCTGCTTCGAACCCGTACCTCAGATCTTAAAAAATGTGCGATCGAAGGCCGAACGGCCTCTCGCCGACGCCCATGTCACCCGGGTGATCGAGGATGGACGTGAGAAACTCGGCAAAAACGGCCGCCTCGTCGTCCGGGCGTCAGGCACGGAACCGCTCATCCGCGTCATGGGCGAAGGTGACAACCGCGATCTAGTCGAGCAAATCGTTGATGACGTCTGCGCGGCGCTTTCGGCCTCGGCGCAGGCCGCGTAAGGCTCTCATGTTCCGAAAAAGTTGCGCGACTTTTTCGATCAGAACAGGCTCCAACTCTTTGAATTGGAGCGATTCCTTATCGATCAGATGAGTCCATCTGATCGGAAAGCGCTCTAGCGGCGGCGGGCAGGCGGTGGCGCGAACATCGCGCGGCATGCCGGGCTGAGCTTGGCTTTTAGGCGCGTCATGCAATTATACACCTGAGTCTCGTCTGGGATTTGGTCGGGGCAAAGGCGGAAGGCATCATCCTGACATGCTTGCTCTTCCTGCGCGCGTGTTTGGCCGAGGGCTGCAGCCGGCACGGACAGAGACGCGGCAAGGACAAAGAACGCGGATTTCATTTTCATTCCGTGAGGCCCTTATTTCAAAGGATTGGAAAAGCGATGTTGAGGCGGAGCTGTCTTGAACACGATCCTGCCAGATAAATCCAGCCCAGACGTCGCTGCCCACTAAAAAAATGCCCAATCATGCCTTCGGCGATTGCTTAAGCACTCAATCCGGTTCTTGGGGATAATTTTCGCTCATCGGAGAGTTGGCTTATTCCCCGGAGACTTGGGTGGCGTCACCGGTACCGCCGGTTTTTGAACCATCAATGTTCTTCGCTGGCCCGTCGAGCACGCGCCGCACCTTCCTGGCGAGCCTTTCCCGATCATAGGGCTTGCTCAAAAACTCCACGCCCGGATCAAGACGGCTGTTATGGACGATCGCATTCTCGGTATAACCCGAGGTGAACAAGACTTTGATTGCGGGATTGATGTCAGCAGCCCGTTCGGCAAGTTTGCGGCCATTGATCTGTCCCGGCATCACGATGTCCGTAAACAGCAGCGAGATTGCCGTGTTCTTTTCAAGAACAGAGATGGCCTCGATCCCGCTTGATGCCTCAATCACCTCATAGCCGAGACTCTCCAGCATGGATGCGACAGTCGTCCGGACAATTTCGTCGTCATCGACCAAAAGAATGGTTTCAGTTCCTGTGAGCGAGAGTGCCGCAGTTTGACGCGGCTGCGAAAAGACTTCCTCGAATTCGCGGGGAAGATAAAGCTTAACGGTCGTGCCCTCGCCGATCTCGCTATAGATTTTCAGATGCCCGCCGGATTGTTTGACAAAGCCATAGACCTGAGGAAGCCCGAGTCCCGTGCCCTCGCCGACAGGCTTCGTCGTGAAAAACGGATCGAGGGCGCGCATGGCTGTCGCCGCATCCATTCCCTTGCCGGTGTCGGTGATCGCGAACATCACATATTGACCGGGGACCACCTCCGGGTGGCCGGCCGCGTAATCTTCGTCGAGCGTCGCATTGGCCACTTCGATTGTGAGCTTGCCGCCCTCAGGCATCGCGTCGCGCCCATTGATCGCAAGGTTTAGGACGGCCGTCTGAAACTGAGTCGGATCAATGCTGGTGTTCCAGAGACCGCCGCTTGTGACATATTCCACGGTGATTTTGTCACTGACCGCCCGCCGCACCATCGGCAGCACCTCCGACATGAGGGCACTGAGGTTGGCGATCTGCGGCTCTAGCGGTTGCCGCCGCGCGAAGGCAAGAAGCTGCTGGATCAGCCGCGCGCCACGTTCTGCGGCCATGGTCACCATATCGATGCGCTGGAGCGCCTGCGCGTCTTGCCCTACGGAACGCTGCAGAAGACGCGTCCCGCCAATAATGACTGTCAGGAGATTGTTGAAGTCATGCGCGATCCCTCCTGTCATCTGGCCAAGCGCTTCGAGTTTCTGGGCCTGGCGCAACGCATCCTCGGCTTGTCTCTGCTCGGTCCTGTCGAGTAAGGTCGTGACAGAGCCGCCATCCTCCGTGGGACTATGAAAAATCTCAATCGATTTTCCATCTTCCTTGCGCTCGACAAGGGCTGGTTTGCCGGTTCGCTGGACCTCGCCATCGAGGACGCCGAAATGACTTTCAAATTTATCGATATTAGGGTTCTGATGAGATTTTAGCGTGTGGCCGTACCGCATTGTGCCTTTTGGCAGCTTAAGCATTCGCTTGAACGTCTGATTCCAGGCGACGACGCGACGGTCGGCATCAAGTGCCACAATGCCTTCCCGCACGCTTTCCAGAGTTGCTTGCAGCATAGTTTTGGAAGCGGCTGCCCTGCGATAGGCCCCGGCAAGAAGAACGGCGCTGGCGATGAGCGCCACCGCCGCGATCGCGCTTCCGATGACAAAGCCCCACGCCACCTCTTGGTCCAAATCTTCCGCCGAATCTAATCTTTGCTGAAGCCTCACATGCGCCGCGTCCAGGATTTCCGTCGTATCGGCTTCGATCTCCGCCATCGATTTTTGCCCGACATCGGTGTTCACGACGGCGAGTGCCGCGGCAAAACCTTTGTCTCGGCGAATCGTGATCGTCTCCGCCAATTCATTCAATTTGGTCGTTAAATCGGCCTGGAGTTTCAGCAGACGGTGCTGCTGATCTGGCCGGTCAAAAGTGGCTTGCTGCAAATCGCTCAGCAATTGCGGAATGCGGGTCTTTGCTTTTTCATAAGGAGCAAGATAGTCGTCGCGGCCGGTGATCATATAACCTCGCTGGCCGCGTTCCGCGCTTTGGATTTCCCCGCAAAGATCACTCGCGGTACGCACGACAAAGAATGAGTTGAGAATTTTTTCGTGCACCGAACGCGCAGCGGGAACGTTACCGAAAACCTGGTACAACGAGATCGCCGCGAGAAAAACGAGGGGCACGGCGGCGATGAGAATGGCGGGAAGGATGTCGGCGCGAGGGGTCGAAATCCGTTCCATCTTCGCCGGCTCCATTTTATCGCGCATTCTCTTCGGCTGGCGTTCGCCAGCAACTTTGCTGCAGCGTCAAAGCTCCTTGCCGCTCCTTGCTGTTGGACGAGACACGGCGTGAACCTGGTCTTATATATTATGTCGTAGCGCCGGGCACGCGCCCATTTCCATAAAATTTCCTGGATGACCCCAACAGAGCCGTGGCCATGTTCTCTTCAGAAGAAATCGAACGCTATGCGCGCCATATCGTGCTGCATGGGGTCGGCGGGCCTGGCCAGCAGAAGCTGAAGGCGGCGCGAGTGCTTGTCATTGGCGCGGGCGGTCTTGGATCCTCCCTCATTCAATATCTTGCGGCGGCCGGCATTGGCGAGATCGGAATTGCCGATGACGACGTCGTCTCGCTGTCTAACCTGCAGCGCCAGGTTCTGCATGGCACGTCCGACATCGGCCGTGCCAAGGTCGACAGCGCGAGCGCCGCGATCGCAAGATTGAACCCGCACGTCAAGGTCACCGCGCTGCGCGCCCGGCTCACGGCAGATAACGCCCGTGCCGTGATCAGGGCCTTCGACGTCATCGCCGATGGGTCGGATAATTTTGCAACGCGGTACACAGTGTCCGACGCATGTTTTTATGAAAAGCGCCCGCTGGTGACCGCAGCGGTGGGCGCGTTCGATGGCTCGCTGACGGTTTTGCGGCCTTATCAAAAAAGCCCGTCGGGGGAAGCCAATCCGACCTACCAATGCCTCTATCCTGAACCGCCGCCGGAGGGCTCGGTCGCCGCATGTTCCGAGGCTGGCGTACTCGGCGCACTCACCGGCATTCTGGGCGCGATGATGGCACTTGAAGTCATTCGCGAAATCGTTGGTTTCGGCGAAGGTCTCGTCGGCAAGCTTCTGCTCGTTGACGCTCTCAATATGCGTTTCGAAACCGTGCGTTACTGCTGGGATCCGGCCAATCCTTTGAACGGCACCGCCGCCACGTCCGCGCGCTTACCGGATTAACCCGGCGCGGCCTAACGTTGACAGTCCGCGAACCACCAACTAGACCACGCTCCCATCGGCCGCTTCTCCGTTCGGCGCGCCTCGAGCGAAGGGCTTTTTGCATCCTTTCGCCAGTCAACGGTGGGGGATAGTTCAACGGTAGAACAGCGGACTCTGACTCCGTCAATCTTGGTTCGAATCCAGGTCCCCCAGCCACGTAACTAGCTGATATTACTTGATTTTGTGGCTTTTCGTTTGCGTCGAAATTCATCCGACATGTCGGCCGGTTACGGGTCCTCCATCACCATCGTCCGGTTCCAGAGACGCAAAACCGCGGCCTGAGGCGCGCGAAGGGGCTTTGTGTCTCTGTGGCCCTTTTTCGCCCGTCAGATGTCGAGCATTGGAGTGGGAGTGGCGCGGCGTCAGGCAGGCGCAAATCCGAGAAGCCGCCGCTGCTCCTGCCAATCGTGCGGCAGATTTCTGGAGAGCATCACGAGTCGCGTCGGCGTCAGCTCGATGGGCTGTTGGCCGACCAGGATCGCGCGAACGATTTCGGGAGAGAGATACGAGAGACGAACGAGCACCGCCAGATAATCGCGCCTGACGCCGAGCCGCGCCGCCATGGCGTCAATGCTGTCATCACGGCCCGCAAGGAGCATGTTGCGCGTTGCCATCGCTCGGGCGATCAGGGAGGTAAGGCCGCTGTCGATCGCCATCGCGGCGCCGTTGCCGATCACCATACGGACGCCCTTTCCTGCTCGGCGAAGACTTGCGGTGATGGACAGGACGAAAGGTTCAATGCTAGGCATGTAATCCGAATCCGTTGTCTTGGCAGACGCGCCGGGCATTACGCTCAATACGAGCGTGGTTCGATTGAGCCATACCAAAATTTGCGCCTCGCCAATCTGGATCTGCTGGACCAGGGAATGCACGAGTGCGCGGAGCTCGAGGGATGCAAGCGTGGTCCAGCGCTCCGCTAGCTTTGCTGATCGCTCGATCACCGCTCGTTGGGTCGCGGCATCAAGGCCGAGCGGCGCGATGGCGTCGCTGATTTCCGCGTCGGACGCGAAGAGCGCGCGCAGGCGGTCGAGCACCAGCCCTTCGATGTCGCCCGCCGGAATGCGCCGGCCTTTGGGATGCTCAGAGCGGCTACCCGTGATGAGTGCGGTCGAGACATAGTATCGATACCGCCTGCCCTTCTTGACCGCATGCGTCGGAGATAGGCGAGCGCCGTCGGCATCGACAATCAGACCCGACAACAGACTTGGCGCCTCGGCGCCAACGGCCATCGACCGCTCGCGCCGACCGGCAGCGAGTCTGTCCTGAACAGAGTGCCAAAGCTCTGGCTCGATGATCGCCTCATGCTGGCCGGGGTAGATTTTCTCATTATGCGCGACCTCGCCGCGGTAAAGTCGGTTCTGTAGCATCAGGTAAAGCGCGCCGCGGGAGAAGCGCTTGCCACCGGAAAGCTGTCCGCTGGCTCCTTCCCGTCGCTTGCTTACGATGCCGGCCCGCTCGAGCTCTGCCTTCAACAGCGCGACCGAGCCAAGCTCGGCGTAGCGCTGGAAAATCATCCTGACAGTCGACGCCTCTGCTTGGTTGACGACCAGCTTCCGTTCCTTAACGTCGTAGCCAAGCGGCACATTGCCGCCCATCCACATGCCCTTGGCCTTCGACGCCGCGATCTTGTCGCGAATGCGCTCACCGGCGATCTCGCGCTCGAATTGTGCGAAGGAGAGCAGCATGTTAAGCGTCAGACGCCCCATCGAGGTCGTCGTGTTGAACTGCTGCGTCACGGAGACGAACGAGGCGTCCTGGGCATCCAGCACATCGACGATCTTGGCGAAATCGGCGAGCGATCGAGTCAGGCGGTCGACCTTGTAAACGACAATGATCTGAACCTTGCCAGCCGTGATGTCCCCCAGAAGCCGCTGCAGCGCCGGCCGCTCCATCGTGCCACCGGAAAGGCCCCCGTCGTCATACATGTCTGGGAGTGCAACCCAGCCGGCATGGCGCTGGCTCACGATATAAGCCTCGCAGGCTTCCCGCTGTGCATCGAGAGAGTTGAACTCCTGCTCGAGCCCATCGTCGGACGATTTTCGGGTGTAGATCGCGCAACGAACAATCTGGCCGGACTTCGGGCGATCAGGCTTCCGCATGGTCGCCCTCCGCGCTCTCGACTGAGCGGCCTGCGGCCTTCCTCAAACCGAAAAA is a window of Methylocapsa sp. D3K7 DNA encoding:
- the ybgF gene encoding tol-pal system protein YbgF codes for the protein MIVGKKSALCGLPRISVMAILAGVACIVGAPLRLGVVEIAVAQGYGRPPGDIGEPGDAPFAGEPSDGAQLLVRIGRLESQMRQITGQLEQMQFENRRLEEQLKKFQEDVDFRFHDSAPAAPAAKPPQKRSEAPEAQPFADDVLGAPGASAPSRPAGRGDAFDPSQNPAAPGAPRPLGSPASASRPAASSMRRDETAASDTEQNDPGAPLDLSNGRSRTAGRVAAETAAKPGAPSTAVVTTPGGTVIAGAPNSARLEFDTALAFLKQKSYEDAEKGFTGFLEKNPKNKLASDAVYYLGESYYLRGRQREAAEQYLKLSTHYPESPRAPAALLRLGQSLSALGAKEQACATYGEIDRKYPNAPAMVKAGAEREAKRAQC
- the glmM gene encoding phosphoglucosamine mutase, which codes for MAQKRFGTDGIRGLANAAITPELAMKVAQATGIVFQRGEHRHRAVIGKDTRLSGYMIENALVSGFTSVGVDVLLLGPMPTPAVAMLTHSMRADVGVMISASHNPYEDNGIKLFGPDGYKLSDAVEAKIEALLDQPSALKLSKPADLGRAMRVEGDRARYIEFAKRTLLRNLSLDGIRIVVDCANGAAYKVAPEALWELGAEVISIGVEPDGFNINRDVGSTAPAALIKKVREVRADIGIALDGDADRLIVVDETGRLVDGDQLMAAIAQSWKDDGRLARPGIVATVMSNLGLERYLEGIGLSLARTAVGDRYVLEHMREHGFNLGGEQSGHIILLDHGTTGDGLVAALQILAIKKRSGKPISLVCRCFEPVPQILKNVRSKAERPLADAHVTRVIEDGREKLGKNGRLVVRASGTEPLIRVMGEGDNRDLVEQIVDDVCAALSASAQAA
- a CDS encoding CHASE3 domain-containing protein; this translates as MERISTPRADILPAILIAAVPLVFLAAISLYQVFGNVPAARSVHEKILNSFFVVRTASDLCGEIQSAERGQRGYMITGRDDYLAPYEKAKTRIPQLLSDLQQATFDRPDQQHRLLKLQADLTTKLNELAETITIRRDKGFAAALAVVNTDVGQKSMAEIEADTTEILDAAHVRLQQRLDSAEDLDQEVAWGFVIGSAIAAVALIASAVLLAGAYRRAAASKTMLQATLESVREGIVALDADRRVVAWNQTFKRMLKLPKGTMRYGHTLKSHQNPNIDKFESHFGVLDGEVQRTGKPALVERKEDGKSIEIFHSPTEDGGSVTTLLDRTEQRQAEDALRQAQKLEALGQMTGGIAHDFNNLLTVIIGGTRLLQRSVGQDAQALQRIDMVTMAAERGARLIQQLLAFARRQPLEPQIANLSALMSEVLPMVRRAVSDKITVEYVTSGGLWNTSIDPTQFQTAVLNLAINGRDAMPEGGKLTIEVANATLDEDYAAGHPEVVPGQYVMFAITDTGKGMDAATAMRALDPFFTTKPVGEGTGLGLPQVYGFVKQSGGHLKIYSEIGEGTTVKLYLPREFEEVFSQPRQTAALSLTGTETILLVDDDEIVRTTVASMLESLGYEVIEASSGIEAISVLEKNTAISLLFTDIVMPGQINGRKLAERAADINPAIKVLFTSGYTENAIVHNSRLDPGVEFLSKPYDRERLARKVRRVLDGPAKNIDGSKTGGTGDATQVSGE
- the moeB gene encoding molybdopterin-synthase adenylyltransferase MoeB yields the protein MFSSEEIERYARHIVLHGVGGPGQQKLKAARVLVIGAGGLGSSLIQYLAAAGIGEIGIADDDVVSLSNLQRQVLHGTSDIGRAKVDSASAAIARLNPHVKVTALRARLTADNARAVIRAFDVIADGSDNFATRYTVSDACFYEKRPLVTAAVGAFDGSLTVLRPYQKSPSGEANPTYQCLYPEPPPEGSVAACSEAGVLGALTGILGAMMALEVIREIVGFGEGLVGKLLLVDALNMRFETVRYCWDPANPLNGTAATSARLPD
- a CDS encoding recombinase family protein, whose amino-acid sequence is MRKPDRPKSGQIVRCAIYTRKSSDDGLEQEFNSLDAQREACEAYIVSQRHAGWVALPDMYDDGGLSGGTMERPALQRLLGDITAGKVQIIVVYKVDRLTRSLADFAKIVDVLDAQDASFVSVTQQFNTTTSMGRLTLNMLLSFAQFEREIAGERIRDKIAASKAKGMWMGGNVPLGYDVKERKLVVNQAEASTVRMIFQRYAELGSVALLKAELERAGIVSKRREGASGQLSGGKRFSRGALYLMLQNRLYRGEVAHNEKIYPGQHEAIIEPELWHSVQDRLAAGRRERSMAVGAEAPSLLSGLIVDADGARLSPTHAVKKGRRYRYYVSTALITGSRSEHPKGRRIPAGDIEGLVLDRLRALFASDAEISDAIAPLGLDAATQRAVIERSAKLAERWTTLASLELRALVHSLVQQIQIGEAQILVWLNRTTLVLSVMPGASAKTTDSDYMPSIEPFVLSITASLRRAGKGVRMVIGNGAAMAIDSGLTSLIARAMATRNMLLAGRDDSIDAMAARLGVRRDYLAVLVRLSYLSPEIVRAILVGQQPIELTPTRLVMLSRNLPHDWQEQRRLLGFAPA